One segment of Salvelinus alpinus chromosome 1, SLU_Salpinus.1, whole genome shotgun sequence DNA contains the following:
- the rdm1 gene encoding RAD52 motif-containing protein 1, whose protein sequence is MEVEVDVIEFRVPIENNKTLFVWNIQSTFSDAFIYESIWNIFCKFGPLYLVKVCPNAAGVEPGFYALVKYFSAAQASKAQRATHGRGFFQSSPLKVKLSTKRYPNFFHNSKPLSHSKCQDLANHYLGFNGWSTHIVTLKDISNCDDAGMLSTTTGDPQEITLKYGCIMDVTFPQHGLSCRGVGVTEETVEGTGPDVVLLKRGKLQRWARDKAAVDAFEKVLLLVLGNGKVVVECRVERDDVLQDEDLEGLIKVNDIPWSQFHPDGQEENEDIPWDLSVNM, encoded by the exons ATGGAGGTCGAGGTGGACGTAATAGAGTTCAGGGTACCCATTGAAAATAACAAAACACTGTTTGTCTGGAATATTCAATCCACATTCTCAGACGCGTTTATTTAC GAATCCATCTGGAACATATTCTGTAAATTTGGACCGCTGTATCTGGTAAAGGTGTGTCCCAATGCTGCCGGGGTCGAGCCAGGGTTCTATGCCCTAGTCAAGTACTTCTCCGCAGCCCAGGCATCTAAAGCACAGAGAGCCACACATGGAAGAGGCTTTTTCCAGAGCTCTCCTTTGAAG GTAAAGCTGAGCACAAAGCGGTACCCAAACTTCTTTCACAACTCTAAGCCACTGAGCCATAGCAAGTGTCAGGACTTGGCCAATCACTACCTGGGTTTTAATGGATGGAGCACCCACATTGTTACA CTGAAGGACATCTCCAACTGTGACGATGCCGGCATGTTGTCCACCACAACTGGTGACCCTCAGGAGATTACCCTGAAGTACGGCTGCATCATGGATGTCACCTTCCCACAGCATGGCCTTAGCTGCCGAGGCGTCGGAGTGACTGAAGAGACCGTAGAGGGCACCG GTCCAGACGTTGTCCTGCTCAAAAGAGGAAAGCTCCAGAGATGGGCCAGGGACAAAGCAGCGGTTGACGCTTTCGAGAAGGTTTTGCTGCTGGTTCTGG GTAATGGGAAAGTTGTAGTTGAATGCAGGGTGGAGCGAGATGATGTCCTACAAGATGAGGATCTGGAAGGACTCATAAAG GTGAATGACATTCCCTGGAGCCAATTTCACCCTGATGGCCAGGAGGAAAATGAGGATATACCGTGGGACCTCAGTGTCAACATGTGA